A window from Podospora bellae-mahoneyi strain CBS 112042 chromosome 1 map unlocalized CBS112042p_1, whole genome shotgun sequence encodes these proteins:
- a CDS encoding uncharacterized protein (EggNog:ENOG503Q3WQ): MPHVRRTEYPKVNASYVPAYVEVIHRYHKRTPYAANAFPLEPYLWYCDDEALFHYGAPSPTYGANHSANTYWIVYNSSANPMVLRGFHGTCQFPQITRGGLDDSWQHGNDLYQVYHHLLGFLPKKYDPKLVSFHVTNNVITSQVASMVASGMFGGQVAQQNFPLLVQPASIDSLEPAYPCLAAKKNFSTYGVGSRDPGWTAHLKAASSLYARLDSICGVSPADSPRR; this comes from the coding sequence ATGCCGCATGTCCGGCGCACTGAATATCCAAAGGTGAACGCTTCATATGTTCCCGCATACGTCGAGGTAATTCACCGGTACCATAAACGCACCCCGTATGCCGCCAATGCCTTCCCCCTGGAGCCCTATCTGTGGTACTGCGACGACGAGGCCCTCTTCCATTACGGCGCGCCGTCACCGACCTACGGTGCCAACCATTCCGCCAACACCTACTGGATAGTGTACAACTCCTCAGCGAATCCCATGGTGCTTCGAGGATTTCACGGAACTTGTCAGTTTCCACAGATCACCCGCGGAGGGCTTGACGATAGCTGGCAGCACGGCAATGATTTGTACCAAGTCTACCACCATCTGCTTGGCTTCCTCCCCAAGAAATACGACCCAAAGCTTGTCAGTTTCCACGTGACGAACAATGTCATCACTTCGCAGGTTGCCAGCATGGTTGCGTCGGGCATGTTTGGCGGCCAGGTAGCACAGCAGAACTTCCCCCTACTTGTCCAGCCTGCTAGCATCGACAGTCTCGAGCCCGCATACCCCTGCTTGGCGGCAAAGAAGAACTTCTCGACGTATGGCGTCGGAAGCAGAGATCCGGGCTGGACTGCACATCTCAAAGCTGCCTCTAGCCTGTACGCACGTCTCGATTCCATTTGTGGTGTTTCGCCTGCGGACTCCCCTCGCCGCTAG
- a CDS encoding uncharacterized protein (EggNog:ENOG503P32T; COG:S) produces the protein MSSGTGDTGLAGIVIAPEDATSMDKLAHSVLDDILYDLVHDLLIRVHRDEKSARANTAAIKVEKLALGAIDGSTPDQRPDVEIETDAAIYKDGRVTLKGNPLKTTKEVLCPRCNLPKLLHPTDGKGAKKPDPGVIYCKRHPYIEKPGFDIYGQTWVAPGPGRGKKKKDMEKKDLNDPNSPVPGTEGSAKDRPPNVLSFPSATCSKCKRCILVTRLNNHMGSCIGNSGRNASRAAAQKISNSNGGSQNNDNTPPGSQKGTPLPGSRAASPKKRDMDDPDDDAEESDASKPKKKIKLATTSLNKKVTLKAANTTKKEKAKASSMLNVEQKVDDEDGKNSTVQVAPKKTNPKGPSPVKNKIKVAKPTQPSPAGKAKIKVRERDLESESSGTLSSPPR, from the exons ATGTCATCAGGAACGGGAGACACCGGCCTTGCCGGCATCGTCATCGCTCCCGAGGATGCGACTTCAATGGACAAGCTT GCGCACTCAGTGCTCGACGACATTCTTTACGATCTTGTTCATGATTTGTTGATTAGGGTCCACCGGGACGAGAAGTCGGCTCGCGCCAACAcagccgccatcaaggtcgaGAAGCTCGCACTCGGTGCCATAGATGGCTCAACACCAGACCAAAGACCCGACGTCGAGATTGAGACAGACGCGGCAATCTACAAAGATGGAAGAGTGACACTCAAGGgcaaccccctcaaaacaACCAAGGAGGTCCTCTGCCCAAGATGCAATCTCCCAAAACTATTACACCCAACAGACGGGAAAGGTGCGAAGAAGCCAGACCCCGGTGTCATCTACTGCAAGAGACACCCATACATAGAGAAGCCGGGTTTCGATATCTACGGCCAGACCTGGGTCGCTCCAGGGCCAGGCCgaggcaaaaagaagaaggatatGGAAAAGAAAGACCTCAACGATCCAAACTCGCCAGTCCCAGGCACAGAAGGCAGCGCCAAGGATCGGCCACCCAACGTGCTCAGTTTCCCCAGCGCGACTTGTAGCAAGTGCAAGCGCTGTATCCTGGTGACGCGTCTCAACAATCATATGGGGTCGTGTATCGGCAACAGTGGGCGAAATGCGAGTAGGGCAGCAGCCCAAAagatcagcaacagcaatgGCGGCAGCCAAAACAATGACAACACGCCACCAGGCAGCCAGAAGGGCACACCACTTCCCGGCAGTCGTGCTGCTAGTCCCAAGAAGCGGGATATGGACGATCCTGAtgacgatgccgaggaaTCAGATGCTTCCaaacccaagaagaagatcaaaCTGGCCACCACTTCTCTCAACAAGAAGGTCACTCTGAAGGCGGCAAATACCACCAAGAAGGAAAAAGCCAAGGCCAGCTCCATGCTCAACGTTGAGCAGAaagtggatgatgaagatggaaaGAACTCAACAGTGCAGGTTGCCCCCAAGAAGACCAACCCAAAGGGCCCGTCGCCGGTGAAGAACAAGATCAAAGTGGCAAAGCCTACTCAACCGTCGCCCGCTGGAAAGGCGAAGATCAAAGTTAGAGAACGCGACCTAGAGAGTGAGTCTTCTGGCACGCTGTCCTCGCCCCCACGCTGA
- the GLK1 gene encoding glucokinase (EggNog:ENOG503NW32; COG:G), with protein MTLEAQSAAIVAQFDYTDDHVNSAVNEFRRQMTEGLEKDGTSLSQIPTYVTGVPNGTEKGLYMAVDLGGTNFRVCSIQLNGDTTFNLTFTKVAIPRKLMVAKTAQELFAFLAKQIELFLQKHHEDHFEQHVRRRMTMSSPDGYKDEHVFRLGFTFSFPVQQVGINKGTLIRWTKGFDIPDAVGKDVCALLQDEIDKLHLPVKVAALVNDTVGTLMARSYSSPGKTGTVLGAIFGTGTNGAYVEKLSNLKKPLSGEYDKTTGEMVINTEWGSFDNQLSVLPNTAWDVALDKASPNPGIQMYEKRVSGMFLGEILRLVIIDLLKDPKVSFFKDENSSSNDWKSTTNIASDSSIYTQWGLDTAIMSVAAADNTPELSTLRGELEKQLGIYSAGLDDAQAFKAIANAIGRRSARLSAVAIAAIVLQTGKLTDSANADEPIDIGVDGSLVEHYPYFRDMIYEALRAIDGIGEEGAKRIRIGIAKDGSGVGAALIALVAAGMEKRLTTADYLGELRSNAKSNKLTVVPEDDAAQD; from the exons ATGACCCTCGAAGCCCAAAGCGCGGCCATTGTCGCCCAGTTCGACTACACAGATGATCATGTGAATAGCGCAGTCAATGAATTTCGCCGCCAAATGA CGGAGGGTTTGGAGAAGGACGGAACCAGTCTGAGTCAAATTCCCACATACGTGACGGGCGTGCCCAATGGTACTGAGAAG GGTTTGTACATGGCTGTCGACCTTGGGGGAACCAACTTTCGTGTTTGCTCCATCCAGCTCAACGGCGACACCACATTCAACCTGACCTTCACCAAGGTCGCCATCCCCAGAAAGCTCATGGTTGCCAAGACGGCGCAAGAGTTGTTCGCTTTCCTCGCCAAGCAGATCGAACTGTTCCTCCAGAAGCATCACGAGGACCACTTCGAGCAGCATGTTCGCCGACGGATGACCATGAGCTCCCCAGACGGCTACAAGGACGAGCACGTTTTCCGGTTGGGCTTCACTTTCAGCTTTCCAGTACAGCAAGTAGGAATCAACAAGGGCACTCTCATAAGATGGACGAAGGGCTTTGACATTCCTGATGCTGTTGGCAAGGACGTATGCGCGCTCCTCCAAGACGAGATCGACAAGCTCCACCTCCCCGTCAAGGTGGCTGCTCTTGTCAACGACACAGTCGGTACCCTCATGGCCCGCTCTTACTCTTCTCCAGGCAAGACCGGCACCGTGCTGGGTGCCATCttcggcaccggcaccaacgGCGCGTACGTTGAGAAGCTTTCCAACCTGAAGAAGCCCCTCTCCGGCGAGTATGACAAGACCACCGGAGAAATGGTTATCAACACCGAGTGGGGCTCGTTCGACAACCAGCTCAGTGTTCTTCCCAACACCGCGTGGGACGTTGCCCTTGATAAGGCGAGCCCCAACCCCGGTATCCAGATGTACGAGAAGCGTGTGTCGGGCATGTTCTTGGGTGAGATTCTGCGTCTGGTTATTATTGATCTCCTGAAGGACCCCAAGGTCTCTTTCTTCAAGGACGAGAACTCTAGCTCCAACGACTGGAAATCAACCACCAATATTGCCTCAGACTCGAGCATCTACACCCAGTGGGGTCTCGACACGGCCATCATGTCGGTCGCCGCGGCTGACAACACCCCCGAGCTCTCGACGCTCCGCGGCGAGCTCGAAAAGCAGTTGGGCATCTACTCTGCTGGCCTGGATGATGCCCAGGCTTTCAAGGCTATTGCCAACGCCATTGGCCGCCGCTCCGCGCGCCTTTCCGCTGTCGCCATTGCCGCCATTGTCCTGCAGACAGGCAAGCTCACGGATTCCGCCAACGCCGACGAGCCCATCGACATCGGTGTTGACGGCAGCTTGGTCGAGCACTACCCCTACTTCAGGGATATGATCTACGAGGCTCTGCGCGCTATTGACGGCattggtgaggagggcgccAAGCGCATCCGCATTGGCATCGCGAAGGATGGGTCCGGTGTCGGTGCTGCCTTGATCGCCCTTGTCGCTGCCgggatggagaagaggttgaccaCGGCTGATTACCTCGGCGAGCTGCGCTCCAACGCCAAAAGTAACAAACTTACTGTTGTGCCAGAGGATGACGCTGCTCAGGACTAG
- a CDS encoding uncharacterized protein (EggNog:ENOG503P27U; COG:S), producing the protein MTLKQPIQPHIMSHPQQSSIRSFFQPKPQPAYAAPPSSGAPPQDKLQDGTQNTTDNDTTKSAPAAAPPPPAPPLPPITESPRYPSPVAAQTTGPIPITLPPTIAVLPSPPSIPSGATIVPLEEHHIPALRRINALLLPVAYPDSFYSKVLDPLVSGLFSRAILWQDTPSDTPKLIGGLVCRLEPNFFLDANGQPLANPPPPLGSNLKPSPSVSLNTPYHAIYIQSLALLSPYRSLGLAAAALDHIIASATLLPAVGTTIDARTIYAHVWTENEEGLKWYQARGFERDSSGPVKGYYFKLRPDTAWIVSRHIGPGTAPLPQPTTIRSPQPQTTPSVLTAAVNLPPPTGSLLSTSSAAPGLPKKSPIVSPASSTTSLSFQNRRPETEWNDLPAEMVAGGGLVPPPRSGSGGAGSSTTSSRSSSRIGKKKERAYPSAAFGQ; encoded by the coding sequence ATGACACTGAAGCAACCCATACAACCACACATCATGTCGCACCCACAGCAGTCATCCATCCGCTCATTCTTCCAGCCCAAACCTCAACCAGCCTACgctgcccctccatcatcggGTGCCCCGCCTCAAGACAAACTCCAAGACGGCACCCAGAACACCACGGACAATGACACGACCAAGTCAGCACCAGcggcggctcctcctcccccagcgcCGCCGCTACCTCCAATAACTGAATCACCAAGATATCCCTCACCCGTTGCCGCCCAAACGACCGGCCCTATCCCAataaccctccccccaaccatcGCCGTCCTCCCTTCGCCGCCCTCCATTCCCTCCGGCGCGACCATCGTCCCCCTCGAAGAGCACCACATCCCCGCTCTCCGCCGAAtcaacgccctcctcctccccgtaGCCTACCCAGACTCCTTCTACTCCAAAGTCCTCGACCCCCTCGTCTCGGGCCTCTTCTCCCGCGCCATCCTCTGGCAAGACACCCCCTCCGACACCCCCAAGCTCATCGGCGGTCTAGTCTGCCGTCTCGAACCAAACTTCTTCCTCGACGCCAACGGCCAACCCTTagccaaccccccaccccccctggGGAGTAACCTcaaaccctccccttccgtctccctcaacacTCCCTACCACGCAATCTACATACagtccctcgccctcctctccccgtACCGCTCCCTCGGCCTGGCCGCCGCAGCCCTAGACCACATCATCGCCTCCGCCACCCTGCTCCCAGCAGTGGGAACGACTATCGACGCGAGAACAATCTACGCTCACGTCTGGACCGAAAACGAGGAAGGACTAAAGTGGTACCAAGCCCGCGGGTTTGAACGGGACAGTTCCGGTCCGGTCAAGGGGTACTACTTCAAACTACGACCCGACACAGCCTGGATAGTATCACGGCACATCGGTCCTGGAActgcccctcttccccaaccgaCTACAATCCGTTCACCACAGCCACAAACAACACCTAGCGTcttgacagcagcagtcaacttgccaccaccaacggGGTCTTTACTCTCCACGAGCAGCGCCGCCCCTGGGCTCCCGAAGAAATCGCCCATTGTCTCGCCTGCTTCGTCTACCACGTCCTTGTCATTTCAAAATAGAAGGCCAGAAACGGAATGGAACGACCTTCCCGCGGAAATGGTGGCCGGCGGCGGGCTTGTCCCCCCTCCGAGAAGTGGGAGCGGCGGCGCTGGGTCTTCGACGACTAGTTCGAGGAGCAGCTCTAGGAttggaaagaagaaggagagggcttACCCTTCGGCGGCGTTTGGGCAGTGA
- a CDS encoding uncharacterized protein (EggNog:ENOG503ANHX; COG:T) — protein MAKIYARARAVVVWLAPATEASGRAMRTIRSLATLPDDEKEWKESILKPKHFPNMRRHGRLPIIPRRAAPSRTEEFIDTHEIGSLDKQDIRKLLNRPWFKRIWVVQEVAATRHSPHCYRVRQWRPQRPGALLRHRQRYAHMATQARSGDAVLTYPNRTHYVLMKNTDRKPRHLENDGSRFSLSLGRPLSDLIDKYRHREAMDRRDKVYALLGMCSDDPGALLSDYNISWSHLDQQLTRSVLKLTHPVVIDARDNRDSVTIKGEGYVVGR, from the coding sequence ATGGCGAAGATCTACGCCAGAGCGAGAGCTGTGGTTGTCTGGCTAGCACCCGCAACAGAGGCGAGTGGCAGAGCTATGAGAACGATCCGATCGCTTGCCACATTGCCAGATGATGAGAAAGAATGGAAGGAAAGTATATTGAAACCGAAACACTTCCCGAATATGCGCCGTCACGGGCGGCTTCCAATTATACCCCGTCGGGCAGCTCCGAGCCGAACTGAGGAGTTCATTGACACCCATGAGATTGGGTCTCTGGACAAGCAGGATATCAGGAAGCTCCTCAACCGCCCTTGGTTCAAGCGCATCTGGGTAGTTCAGGAAGTAGCGGCCACTCGCCACTCGCCGCATTGTTATCGAGTGCGGCAGTGGCGACCTCAGCGGCCAGGCGCTCTGCTCAGACATCGGCAGCGTTATGCGCACATGGCAACCCAAGCACGATCCGGAGATGCAGTTCTTACGTACCCCAATCGAACCCACTATGTTTTGATGAAGAATACAGACCGAAAACCTCGACACCTAGAGAACGACGGCTCACGGTTTTCTCTCAGTCTCGGCCGCCCCCTGAGTGATCTTATCGACAAGTATCGCCACCGCGAAGCAATGGACCGCCGTGATAAGGTATATGCTCTGCTCGGCATGTGCTCAGACGACCCTGGCGCCCTGCTGTCAGACTATAACATTTCCTGGTCGCATCTAGACCAACAACTCACACGTTCGGTTCTGAAGCTGACCCACCCGGTAGTTATCGATGCTCGGGATAACAGGGACTCGGTCACGATCAAGGGAGAAGGCTATGTTGTTGGAAGGTGA
- a CDS encoding uncharacterized protein (EggNog:ENOG503P7IG; COG:S) translates to MKFLAIAATLFTTLAVAQNLEGQPACATSCLISAISAAGCAASDVACQCGPTQVSIAASAGPCLLDACPMSDLISAESAGLAKCESFSATAGAAPTRQDNAGPVTGTGTATSTGTSTSSAGAAAVMTAAPVLVGAACVGVMGVLGAM, encoded by the exons ATGAAGttcctcgccatcgccgccactctcttcaccaccctcgccgtgGCTCAGAACCTCGAAGGGCAGCCCGCCTGCGCT ACATCATGCCTCATCAGCGCTATTAGCGCTGCAGGCTGCGCCGCATCGGACGTCGCCTGCCAGTGCGGGCCTACTCAGGTTTCcatcgccgcctcggccGGTCCTTGCCTTCTCGACGCCTGCCCAATGTCGGACTTGATTTCGGCCGAGAGCGCGGGCCTAGCCAAGTGCGAGAGCTTCTCTGCCACTGCCGGTGCTGCTCCGACCCGTCAGGACAACGCCGGTCCTGTCACTGGAACTGGGACGGCGACTTCCACCGGGACGTCGACTTCTTCTGCTGGTGCGGCGGCTGTTATGACTGCTGCTCCGGTGCTGGTTGGTGCGGCCTGTGTGGGCGTTATGGGCGTGCTTGGTGCTATGTAA
- the cyp1 gene encoding Peptidyl-prolyl cis-trans isomerase-like 1 (EggNog:ENOG503P1TP; COG:O) codes for MAPTNVVLETTMGNIVFELYNDHAPKTCTNFSTLAQRGYYNGTIFHRIIKDFMIQGGDPTGTGRGGASIYGEKFEDELRGDLKHTGAGILSMANAGPNTNGSQFFITLAPTPWLDGKHTIFGRVKKGIRVVQRMGLVPVDKGDRPVEEVKIVKAYVAEEGAEDE; via the exons ATGGCGCCTACAAACGTCGTCCTCGAGACCACCATG GGCAACATAGTCTTTGAGCTGTACAACGACCACGCCCCGAAGACGTGCACCAACTTTTCCACCCTGGCCCAGCGGGGGTACTACAACGGGACGATATTCCACCGCATCATCAAGGATTTCATGATTCAGGGGGGTGACCCGACGGGCACAGGGAGAGGCGGGGCGAGCATTTACGGGGAGAAGTTTGAGGATGAGCTTAGGGGGGATTTGAAGC ACACCGGGGCTGGCATCCTCAGTATGGCCAACGCGGGCCCAAACACCAACGGGAGTCAGTTTTTCATCACGTTGGCTCCGACGCCGTGGCTGGATGGGAAGCATACtatttttgggagggtgaagaaggggatcAGGGTTGTGcagaggatggggttggtgccggTTGATAAGGGGGATcggccggtggaggaggtcaagattgTGAAGGCTTatgttgcggaggagggggctgAGGATGAGTAG
- a CDS encoding uncharacterized protein (EggNog:ENOG503PTBD) has product MMDIYRPSTRDSQRAFLQSQQQQPRYSHDRRVSQATSGATTAVQSQLSLTSPLYSDEKSVVEPPLPDPLRVQGSVNVPGTYPLATVNAAQRNGAQPGGFNWPSDGDLDPLPRYPGTPAAAPSTLAVPPIEREKKPRAPGTICGVRKGPFLLLSAVAGLVLLAIAVGVGVGVGLSKKPSDDEIAASLSSPKSSTTDHPLPNNLQTTIFLTATYTPTPTSTATSGTPSAKPTGLGCPQSQGQHYTSNNNKKFITLCGVDYSDDGEAKNISNAKVKSLRDCLELCSKKKECTGAGWGVMEGDKVGEHTCWMKNGLNSSHESRGDWAFGVLLGE; this is encoded by the exons ATGATGGACATCTACCGCCCCTCAACCCGAGACAGTCAACGCGCGTTTCTACAatctcaacagcaacagccgcgTTATTCGCACGATCGAAGGGTTTCGCAGGCTACCTCAGGGGCCACCACTGCGGTACAAAGTCAGCTATCGCTAACATCGCCGCTTTACTCGGATGAGAAGTCGGTAGTCGAACCACCGCTCCCAGATCCGCTTCGTGTACAGGGTTCCGTCAATGTTCCTGGAACATATCCCTTGGCTACAGTGAACGCGGCTCAGAGAAATGGAGCACAACCGGGAGGGTTCAACTGGCCGTCTGATGGAGATCTTGATCCTCTCCCCCGATATCCAGGTACACCAGCTGCCGCTCCTTCAACACTAGCTGTTCCGCCTATCGAACGAGAAAAGAAACCTCGAGCGCCTGGGACGATCTGTGGGGTGAGAAAAGGACCGTTTCTGTTGTTATCAGCAGTAGCAGGCCTGGTTCTGCTGGCCATAGCTGTCGGCGTAGGAGTTGGGGTGGGACTGTCGAAGAAACCAAGCGATGATGAAATCGCAGCTAG TTTatcctcccccaaatcaagCACAACcgaccaccccctccccaacaacctccaaacAACAATCTTCCTGACCGCCACCTACACACCAACTCCCACATCCACTGCCACCTCTGGTACCCCCTCGGCAAAACCGACCGGCCTAGGCTGCCCCCAAAGTCAAGGACAGCATTACACCtcgaacaacaacaagaagttCATTACCCTTTGCGGGGTGGATTACTCTGACGATGGGGAAGCAAAGAATATTTCTAATGCGAAGGTGAAGAGCTTGAGGGATTGCTTGGAGTTGTGCTCGAAAAAGAAGGAGTGTACGggggcggggtggggggttatGGAAGGGGATAAGGTCGGGGAACATACTTGCTGGATGAAGAACGGGTTGAATAGCAGCCATGAGTCGAGGGGGGATTGGGCGTTTGGGGTATTATTGGGGGAGTag
- a CDS encoding uncharacterized protein (EggNog:ENOG503NW39; COG:S), with translation MDGPEDTNAEKLTASERSSAVHRKPRFLVIGAGRRGTAYASAVRRERLSAIIAAVAEPVQSTRISFGKKYVWEDGPPREDQAFESWQHFLDYETNRREAEAAGEKVYAGIDGIIVCTQDHTHKEILQAFGPLKLHVLCEKPISTSLQDCQDIYVSLGANSPERIFSTGHVLRYSPHNMLLRRFLLEDRAIGEIISVEHTEPVGWFHFSHSYVRGNWRKESVAAPSLLCKSCHDIDFILWLLCYRTDFGEPAHMPSLVSSVGNLSLFTKHRKPAAAESATNCFSCPHERNCDWSAKKLYVEKLYDKGERDWPICVVVPDIEDITATLGTDHGRAVLTEVLSADYDASTPRATIESKQWYGRCVWESDNDVLDDQIVTLTWDDDSRAVSGQEFHDRGPKTAVFHMAAFTEAQSKRRGKISGTRGEIQYDSNEIRVYTFDKFRDPEAVKVFTPPKAGGGHGGGDGGLMNSFSQAVEAVINGKLSVEQAQAKYVGCTLKEAFMSHAMVFAAEEARLGRKIVDWRDWWAKLGERLLAQ, from the coding sequence ATGGACGGGCCAGAGGACACCAATGCGGAGAAGTTGACAGCTTCGGAGCGAAGCTCTGCTGTCCATCGCAAGCCTCGGTTCCTCGTCATTGGCGCCGGTCGGCGTGGAACCGCCTATGCGTCTGCCGTGCGACGAGAGAGATTGTCAGCCATCATTGCTGCGGTTGCAGAGCCAGTCCAGTCGACACGGATTTCTTTTGGCAAGAAATATGTCTGGGAGGATGGGCCACCGCGGGAAGACCAGGCTTTCGAGTCGTGGCAGCATTTTCTCGACTACGAGACGAACCGAAGGGAGGCCGAAGCTGCCGGTGAGAAGGTATATGCTGGGATTGACGGCATCATTGTGTGCACCCAGGACCACACGCACAAAGAGATCCTGCAGGCGTTTGGGCCGTTGAAATTGCACGTCCTATGCGAGAAGCCGATTTCAACATCTCTCCAGGACTGTCAGGACATATACGTTAGCCTCGGAGCCAACAGTCCAGAAAGGATCTTCTCAACCGGCCATGTCCTGCGATACAGCCCTCACAACATGCTTTTGAGGAGGTTCCTGTTGGAGGACAGGGCGATCGGGGAGATCATATCGGTCGAGCACACAGAGCCAGTTGGTTGGTTCCACTTCTCACACTCTTATGTGCGAGGCAACTGGCGAAAGGAGTCCGTTGCGGCGCCATCGCTCCTTTGCAAGTCTTGTCATGACATCGACTTCATATTGTGGCTACTCTGCTACAGGACGGACTTTGGAGAACCGGCGCACATGCCTAGCCTGGTTTCCTCAGTTGGCAACCTGTCACTCTTCACCAAGCATCGAAAACCGGCGGCAGCCGAAAGTGCCACCAATTGCTTCTCGTGCCCTCACGAACGGAACTGCGATTGGAGTGCCAAGAAGCTGTACGTCGAGAAGCTCTACGACAAGGGAGAGCGAGACTGGCCGATATGCGTCGTCGTCCCAGACATAGAAGATATCACAGCTACGTTGGGGACCGATCATGGGCGTGCCGTCTTGACAGAGGTTCTTTCTGCAGACTACGACGCCTCTACACCAAGAGCCACCATCGAGTCCAAGCAGTGGTATGGCCGTTGCGTCTGGGAGTCCGACAATGACGTCCTTGACGATCAAATTGTCACTCTAACCTGGGATGACGACTCTCGCGCCGTCAGCGGCCAGGAATTTCACGACCGCGGACCCAAGACCGCAGTCTTCCACATGGCCGCTTTTACGGAAGCCCAGTCCAAGCGGCGGGGCAAAATTTCGGGCACTCGCGGAGAGATACAGTACGACAGCAACGAGATTCGAGTCTACACATTTGACAAGTTCCGGGACCCGGAGGCCGTGAAAGTCTTCACCCCTCCAAAGGCCGGTGGCGGtcatggcggtggtgacggtggtcTGATGAACAGTTTCTCACAGGCTGTCGAGGCTGTCATCAACGGCAAACTCAGCGTGGAGCAGGCGCAAGCGAAATATGTTGGCTGCACCTTGAAGGAGGCCTTTATGAGCCATGCCATGGTCTTTGCTGCCGAAGAAGCTCGACTTGGAAGGAAGATTGTTGATTGGCGTGATTGGTGGGCGAAGCTGGGGGAACGGCTCCTTGCCCAGTGA